The following coding sequences lie in one Glycine max cultivar Williams 82 chromosome 19, Glycine_max_v4.0, whole genome shotgun sequence genomic window:
- the LOC113000488 gene encoding uncharacterized protein isoform X3 has product MDMRWKEKEMLHQRSHLIQANMEQSYPFYPRICEDADELLCDVRMDEDCGISTMENETDDCEQRASKETASSSGTRTQTYWRPPMDRYFINLMLAHVHQGNQFDGVFSKQAWVEMISSFHEKFGFEYSLEILKNRYKTLRRQYNLIKSLLQLDGFAWDETRQMVIADDCVWQDYIK; this is encoded by the exons ATGGACATGAGATGGAAGGAAAAG GAGATGCTGCACCAGAGGAGTCATCTAATTCAGGCGAATATGGAGCAATCGTACCCTTTCTATCCAAGGATATGTGAGGATGCTGATGAGCTTCTTTGTGATGTTAGGATGGATGAAGACTGTGGAATCTCTACCATGGAAAATGAAACAGATGACTGTGAGCAAAGGGCGTCGAAGGAAACAGCATCCTCTTCTGGTACCCGGACCCAGACTTATTGGCGGCCACCAATGGATCGTTACTTCATTAACTTGATGCTTGCCCATGTGCACCAAGGGAACCAATTTGATGGGGTCTTCAGCAAACAAGCATGGGTGGAGATGATCTCATCATTCCATGaaaaatttggctttgagtatAGTTTGGAGATTCTTAAGAATAGGTACAAAACTCTGAGAAGGcaatacaatttaattaaaagtctCCTTCAGTTGGATGGCTTTGCCTGGGATGAAACACGACAAATGGTTATCGCTGATGATTGTGTCTGGCAAGATTATATTAAG TAA
- the LOC100527153 gene encoding uncharacterized protein LOC100527153 — translation MEDETLSLGLSTASRSYQSRLKSHFELFIDFDEVNGDEELRTAYPCPFCTEDFDLLELCCHIDLDHPVEAKSGICPVCTMWIGTNMVDHIAAQHGNLFKSQLKSKCYKDESYPALSFSRKGEHWQSFSTGLSAMSTSKAASDPWLSFLCGASAVDERKNVQPDSSREVSIEELHSNDKVLVRDVQPSLSDKDQIEKAQRSKFVQGLLMSTILDPDF, via the exons ATGGAAGATGAGACTTTGAGTCTTGGCCTCTCCACTGCCTCCAGAAGCTACCAATCCAGGCTCAAGTCACACTTCG AGCTATTCATCGATTTTGATGAGGTCAATGGGGACGAGGAGTTGAGGACGGCTTATCCATGCCCTTTTTGCACTGAGGATTTTGATCTTCTTGAGCTATGTTGCCATATTGACTTGGACCATCCTGTAGAAGCCAAGTCtggg ATTTGTCCTGTTTGTACCATGTGGATAGGAACAAATATGGTTGATCATATAGCAGCACAACACGGAAACCTGTTTAAG AGTCAGCTCAAATCAAAATGCTACAAGGATGAATCCTACCCAGCTCTTTCCTTTTCAAGAAAGGGTGAACACTGGCAATCGTTTTCTACTGGGTTATCTGCGATGTCTACCTCCAAGGCAGCAAGTGATCCATGGCTGTCATTTTTATGTGGTGCATCTGCTGTTGATGAACGTAAAAATGTGCAGCCAGATTCTTCACGTGAAGTAAGCATTGAAGAACTACACTCAAATGATAAGGTGTTAGTAAG AGATGTTCAACCGTCTTTATCTGACAAAGACCAAATAGAGAAAGCACAGCGCAGTAAATTTGTACAGGGACTTTTGATGTCTACTATCCTTGATCCTGACTTCTGA
- the LOC113000488 gene encoding uncharacterized protein isoform X2: MDMRWKEKEMLHQRSHLIQANMEQSYPFYPRICEDADELLCDVRMDEDCGISTMENETDDCEQRASKETASSSGTRTQTYWRPPMDRYFINLMLAHVHQGNQFDGVFSKQAWVEMISSFHEKFGFEYSLEILKNRYKTLRRQYNLIKSLLQLDGFAWDETRQMVIADDCVWQDYIKVHPDAQQYMTRPLPYYKDLCHI, translated from the exons ATGGACATGAGATGGAAGGAAAAG GAGATGCTGCACCAGAGGAGTCATCTAATTCAGGCGAATATGGAGCAATCGTACCCTTTCTATCCAAGGATATGTGAGGATGCTGATGAGCTTCTTTGTGATGTTAGGATGGATGAAGACTGTGGAATCTCTACCATGGAAAATGAAACAGATGACTGTGAGCAAAGGGCGTCGAAGGAAACAGCATCCTCTTCTGGTACCCGGACCCAGACTTATTGGCGGCCACCAATGGATCGTTACTTCATTAACTTGATGCTTGCCCATGTGCACCAAGGGAACCAATTTGATGGGGTCTTCAGCAAACAAGCATGGGTGGAGATGATCTCATCATTCCATGaaaaatttggctttgagtatAGTTTGGAGATTCTTAAGAATAGGTACAAAACTCTGAGAAGGcaatacaatttaattaaaagtctCCTTCAGTTGGATGGCTTTGCCTGGGATGAAACACGACAAATGGTTATCGCTGATGATTGTGTCTGGCAAGATTATATTAAG GTTCATCCTGATGCACAACAATATATGACCCGACCTTTGCCATACTATAAAGATTTGTGTCATATTTGA
- the LOC113000488 gene encoding uncharacterized protein isoform X1, with protein sequence MSLPFSYLGIPIGANPRRCGLWDPILRKSETKLSRWKQRYLSYGGRVTLIKATLTSIPIFYLSFFRIPNRVAEKLTQIQRRFLWGGGLDQKKIAWVKWDTICLPKDKGGLEIKDIRIFNRALLGKWRWNLMQQHDDLWAKILHSKYGGWRALDEGTSVTNESIWWQDLRSVIHEQGVQALLQSAIEWKVGCGDEVRFWEDCWLTDQESLRAKYPRLYQISCQQQQVIQDMGGHSENDWEWKLEWRRHLFDNEVQAAVSFLEDISRGHFDTRTSDCWVWKLEPSGQYSTRSAYRMLLEGATDQTVDEALQDLWQLNIPLKATIFAWRLIKDRIPTKGNLRRRQVQLNDSLCPFCSRQEEEASHLFFNCPRVLPLWWESLSWTKTVGAFSLIPRQNYMQHTLILKGKIPQSRWKCWWVALTWSIWQHRNRIVFLNETFNGPKLMEDAIFLVWSWLRQLEKGFAQPYNFWSSNLSVTFSI encoded by the coding sequence ATGTCTCTCCCTTTTTCCTATTTGGGAATACCAATCGGGGCTAATCCAAGACGCTGTGGGTTATGGGATCCAATCCTTAGAAAGAGTGAGACAAAATTGTCTAGGTGGAAGCAGAGATATCTATCTTATGGGGGAAGAGTGACCCTTATAAAAGCAACTCTAACCTCTATTCCtattttttatctatctttTTTCAGAATTCCTAACAGGGTAGCAGAAAAATTGACCCAAATCCAGAGGAGGTTCTTATGGGGTGGTGGCCTTGATCAGAAGAAAATCGCGTGGGTTAAATGGGATACAATCTGCCTTCCAAAGGATAAGGGTGGCCTGGAGATAAAGGATATCAGAATTTTCAATAGAGCTCTGCTGGGAAAATGGAGATGGAACTTGATGCAGCAACATGATGATCTTTGGGCTAAGATTCTGCATTCTAAGTATGGAGGTTGGAGGGCTCTAGATGAAGGAACATCAGTCACCAATGAATCCATATGGTGGCAGGATTTAAGGTCAGTCATCCATGAACAAGGTGTGCAGGCCTTGCTTCAATCTGCAATAGAGTGGAAAGTGGGGTGTGGGGATGAAGTAAGGTTTTGGGAGGACTGCTGGCTTACAGATCAGGAATCCCTAAGGGCGAAATATCCCAGATTGTATCAGATATCCTGTCAACAGCAGCAAGTCATTCAGGATATGGGAGGTCACTCTGAAAATGATTGGGAGTGGAAGCTTGAATGGAGAAGACACCTGTTTGACAATGAAGTGCAAGCGGCAGTTAGTTTTTTGGAAGACATCTCGCGGGGTCATTTTGATACTCGGACATCGGATTGCTGGGTTTGGAAACTAGAACCTAGTGGTCAGTACTCTACAAGGAGCGCTTATCGTATGTTACTGGAAGGAGCAACAGATCAGACTGTGGATGAGGCTTTACAGGATCTATGGCAGCTTAACATCCCCTTAAAAGCAACAATTTTTGCTTGGAGATTGATCAAAGACAGAATTCCAACTAAAGGGAACTTGAGGAGGAGACAGGTTCAGTTGAATGATTCATTGTGCCCTTTCTGCAGTAGACAGGAGGAGGAAGCTTCTCACTTGTTTTTTAACTGCCCAAGAGTTCTCCCCTTATGGTGGGAATCCCTATCTTGGACCAAAACTGTGGGAGCTTTCTCCCTCATCCCTAGACAGAATTACATGCAGCACACGCTTATCCTCAAAGGAAAGATTCCGCAATCTAGATGGAAGTGTTGGTGGGTGGCACTTACCTGGTCAATTTGGCAGCATCGAAACCGGATTGTCTTCCTAAATGAGACTTTTAATGGTCCTAAGCTAATGGAGGATGCAATTTTCCTAGTTTGGTCTTGGTTAAGACAGCTGGAGAAAGGCTTTGCCCAGCCCTACAATTTCTGGTCTAGTAATTTATCAGTAACATTCTCCATCTAG
- the LOC100803094 gene encoding nicotinamide adenine dinucleotide transporter 1, chloroplastic: MTADTHAAPNINPKGLLCNAAAGASAGVIAATFVCPLDVIKTRFQVHGVPQLAHRSAKGSIIVASLEQVFHKEGLRGMYRGLAPTVLALLPNWAVYFSAYEQLKSLLQSDDSHHLSIGANMIAASGAGAATTMFTNPLWVVKTRLQTQGMRPGVVPYRGTLSALRRIAHEEGIRGLYSGLVPALAGISHVAIQFPTYETIKFYLANQDDTAMEKLGARDVAIASSVSKIFASTLTYPHEVVRSRLQEQGHHSEKRYSGVIDCIRKVFHQEGVSGFYRGCATNLLRTTPAAVITFTSFEMIHRFLVSYFPSDPRPHIL, from the exons ATGACTGCCGACACCCACGCCGCTCCTAATATCAATCCCAAGGGCCTCCTCTGCAATGCCGCCGCCGGTGCTTCCGCCG GGGTTATTGCTGCTACATTTGTGTGTCCTTTAGATGTCATCAAAACTAGGTTTCAGGTTCACGGTGTCCCGCAGCTCGCGCATCGAAGTgctaaag GCAGCATAATAGTTGCTAGTTTGGAACAAGTGTTTCACAAGGAGGGATTACGTGGCATGTACCGTGGACTCGCGCCCACTGTGCTGGCTTTACTTCCAAATTGGGCG GTTTATTTTAGTGCATATGAGCAGCTTAAGAGCCTTCTTCAGTCTGATG ATAGCCATCATCTTTCAATTGGAGCTAATATGATAGCTGCTTCTGGTGCTGGAGCTGCGACTACCATGTTTACAAATCCCCTTTGGGTTGTCAAGACTAGACTCCAA ACACAGGGAATGAGACCTGGTGTTGTGCCATATAGGGGCACACTATCTGCATTGAGGAGAATTGCACACGAGGAGGGCATTCGAGGGCTGTACAG TGGCCTTGTTCCTGCTCTGGCTGGTATCAGTCATGTTGCCATCCAATTTCCTACATATGagacaataaaattttatttggcaAATCAAG ATGACACAGCAATGGAAAAACTTGGTGCACGTGATGTTGCAATTGCATCATCAGTTTCCAAAATTTTTGCATCCACGTTGACATATCCTCATGAG GTTGTACGTTCCAGACTGCAAGAACAAGGGCATCATTCGGAGAAACGGTACTCTGGTGTGATTGATTGTATTAGAAAGGTTTTTCATCAAGAAGGTGTATCAGGCTTTTACCGAGGCTGTGCCACCAATCTTCTGAGGACAACGCCAGCTGCTGTGATTACATTCACCAGCTTTGAAATGATACACCGATTTCttgtttcttattttccttCTGATCCACGGCCTCATATTTTGTGA